Proteins co-encoded in one Quercus robur chromosome 8, dhQueRobu3.1, whole genome shotgun sequence genomic window:
- the LOC126696646 gene encoding uncharacterized protein LOC126696646 has product MAQESQNVEEPMWPPHIEKIFIDIMVDEQQKENMEHGIFKATTWLSITNALNEQTGKSFHPKQVIQRHNRLRQKQRKWSQLLSHTRLGWDETTQTVIASEEVWAHMAALFAHNAATDAFQISLNTLAPNSDEEHAPEEEIANETRRTQLGADDCYNLDMEGITQDDPFATEQTQRADKRPIEEPIGKGKKVAKKADRASDMTIALQEYTVLARERFNKKKSKSMGNSDHVAQSASGDDPSSLGRTLEMLNQYNDLHDDTYINISKVLQKRERWVVFMGMPEYRRRRWMERYAHGP; this is encoded by the exons atggcACAAGAATCTCAAAATGTTGAGGAGCCAATGTGGCCTCCCCACATTGAAAAAATCTTCATTGATATTATGGTGGATGAACAACAAAAGGAGAATATGGAACATGGTATTTTTAAGGCTACAACTTGGCTATCAATTACGAATGCCCTAAATGAGCAAACGGGGAAGAGTTTTCACCCTAAGCAAGTGATTCAGAGGCATAATAGGCTTAGGCAAAAGCAGAGAAAGTGGAGCCAGCTTTTGAGCCATACTAGGTTAGGGTGGGATGAGACAACCCAAACAGTTATTGCTTCTGAGGAGGTGTGGGCGCATATGGCTGCG CTGTTTGCTCATAATGCTGCAACCGATGCCtttcaaatttcattaaacACACTAGCCCCAAATAGTGATGAAGAGCATGCTCCAGAGGAGGAAATTGCCAATGAGACTCGTCGTACCCAGTTGGGTGCCGATGATTGCTACAATCTTGACATGGAGGGCATAACCCAAGATGATCCCTTTGCTACGGAGCAAACCCAACGTGCGGATAAACGTCCCATTGAAGAGCCTATTGGCAAGGGAAAGAAGGTTGCCAAGAAAGCGGATAGGGCTAGTGACATGACCATTGCTCTTCAAGAGTACACTGTGTTGGCAAGGGAAcgttttaacaaaaaaaagagcaagTCTATGGGTAACTCCGACCATGTTGCACAATCTGCTAGTGGTGACGATCCTTCTTCCCTTGGGAGGACTTTAGAGATGCTGAACCAGTACAATGATCTTCATGATGACACCTATATTAACATCTCCAAGGTTctccaaaaaagagagagatgggtgGTGTTCATGGGCATGCCAGAATATAGGAGAAGAAGGTGGATGGAGCGCTATGCTCACGGCCCATAA